In the genome of Zygosaccharomyces rouxii strain CBS732 chromosome G complete sequence, the window TAATGGATATTGTTGAAACAACAGTCAGAAATTGGAGCTAAAATGGTGTCGAAAACTCCGAGTAACTTGGTTAATCTGGGGCACTGACGACTAGGGAAATATGGATTTGTTCCAGAAGTTAACGATGTTCGAAAACAGAAGAAGTTTCTTTAATACCACTTTGGCAACACTCTTATCTAATGCTCAGTTGAAACTAAATCAATCTCTAATGAGGATACAGGACAgtagtaatggtaattctagatgaattggatattGAGATTTTAGTTACAGACATAAGCGGACATGCCGCCAAGCATGTCATCGATATGTTACTAGGAGAAGAATACAAAGTAATTGGCACCACCAGGTGTGAAAATGatcgaaaaaaatggattctaAATCCAACGATTCCAGAAACTAGAGTGTAGAACGAGTTGATGCTTTACCGGTTTTTACTAACGAACCGATTTATCATACTGCAGTATATATCTTAAAAAGCAGTGAGGCTGTGATTATTTCCTGATGCTATGAAGAAATCGGAAGCTTTTCGAGAACTGAGAGCTGCtaaatatttggaaattgcAAGTTATTTGGAATACATTTGCACAAGTGTCGTCAATAGCTCTAAACCTCAAAGAGTTTACCCGTAGAGTCCCTCATTGTAAATTTCCAGTGCCCTTTGTCTGCTTGACTTAGAATCGGTGATTGGATTTGGATAGCTCTCCACTTCTTGAATAGAGCTGTGGAcatttttcgaattcttcaattcagGCACCcatttcttgataaattctcCATTTGGATCAAACGCCCTACTTTGTCGTTCCATGTTGAAAACTCTAAAATAAGGTTGAGCATCGGCTCCGGTACTGGATACGAAACCCCAACCGCCAACATTAGAAGCCAGATCACAATCAATTAAATGCTTACGGAACCATTTCTCCCCCCATCGCCAATCGATGAgtaaattttttgaaagaaatgaagCTGTTATCATTCTCGCCCTATTGTTGATGTACCCATCCTGTGAAAGTTTACGCATTATCGCATCAACTATGGGAAAACCTGTCTTGCCCAAACAccatttttggaaattagaaaaattgttatcCCACTTAATCTCTAAGGAAGAAAGATTAAATGGAATATCCATTGAGAGATAGGGCCAAAAACAAATTACGTCCTTGTAAAAATCTCTCCATGCTACTTCTCTGATAAATTGTTCCACTGGTGTCATGTCTTTGGGACTTTTGCCAACTAATCTTGACCCCACCAATCTGAATGCTTCATTGACAACACATCTTGCACTTAAAATTCCTAACGCAAGATAAGGACTTAAATGTGACGAAGCCTCTGTGAGTAAAGTGTCCTTGTCTAGGTAGTTGCCTAcatttttttgaagaaaagtaGTTAACCTTGACCAAGCAGCATCTTCAGATGCATCAGGAATGGTTGTAGAAGAGAGGAATTGCGAAGGCAGATAGTAACTAAATTCCTTATGcacaaattcttcatcatcgttgTATATTCGTTTCTCTAGGACTAGCGGttctatcaaattggtCGATGATTTACCATCCATTACACGTAAACACCATTTCTTGTACCATGGAGAAAAAACCGTATATGGAGAATCTTGATTTGTTTTCAAAACGCCTGGCTCCACAATGCAGGTATCGTGGAAAACATTGaattgaaacttttcatCACTAACAGCAAACACCCTAATGTCCCTGTACAACTCATCTGCCAAATACTCTGCATTAGCGGTAAGGTAAATAGCACCATTAGAGATCTTCAGACATTGATCTCTAAGCCAAATGACAAACTGCATTGAATTCGATAACTTTGGTTCTCCGGAATCGAATACTAAAGTGTATAACGGAATACCCAGTTCTGATAGTTTACCATGTAAAGACTTTAACGATTGATACATAAGTGTCAGTTTAGGATTACTATCCAAATGAGCAATCCAATCGTTCTGGTtaattgtaaaaattgtCAATATCCTGGCCCCCAATCTTTGGGATTCTTCAACGGCTGTGTAGAAGCCCGTATTATCGTGAATCCGGAGATCATTCCTAAACCAATGTATAACCGTCTTGACGTTTTCACCAGGTCTATTTTGCTTGGATAACAAACCCTGTAGCTCATCGTATGgtctctttctttttccattaTTAAATTCAAGAGCTCCTTTAGCGTCTATAGCGTGCGGATAATACAACGGGTTAGGTCTTAAGTATTGATCCCAGTCATAGCTTCCCCTTTTTGACTGTAACTGCTCTAAATCATGGGTAGATTGTCTTTTCATGATGCCTTGACTGTTCTTAATACTGCTAATGGGCCACGATCGTCTTTGAGTTCTCGAGCCTCCTTTTTTCCCACATTTATCacatttcttttttcgTTCCTTTTTATTAATGCGGGGGTGTGGGGGAGAACCTGAAGCATATAAATATGTATGTACCTCAGAATAACAATGAATATATTTCTACTTCCTACAAAGTATTTGTTGTAAGGGTTACATCTCGTGTGTGGTATATCGATTGATCAATGACATTTCAAAGTCTTATAAGAGGTCCAACTGAAGATAAGGAGATTCCACAACGTCCCCCTAAGGAGCAGTATGCGCAAGCAAAAAGCTTCCTAGATTTGTTCTCACAAAAGAACAAGTTGGTCGTCGTTACAGGTGCTTCAGGTGCTATTGGAGGTGCTATCTGTGATGGATTTGCATCTTCAGGTGCGGATCTTTGTCTTTTAGACTACAAATATGATCCTAAATTTGCTACTGATCTAGAGGCAACGTACGGAATTTCAGCTAGAGCATATCAAGTTGATATCACAAAGGCGGAGGATGTTAAAAATTGTATCGAAACCATCAAGTCTGATTTCCCCAACCGTGATATCGATACTTTTATCGCAAATGCTGGTGTCGCATGGACTAACGGTTCCATTTTAAACGAGGATGCAACCTCAGAAGCCTGGAAAAAAGTGATGGATGTTAATGTACAAGGAACATATCATTGCTGCAAATACGTGGCAGAAGTCTTCAAATCTCAATGTCATGGTTCTCTAATCCTTACTGCCTCAATGTCAAGCCACATTTCTAACGTTCCTAACTATCAGACATGTTACAATGCTTCCAAGGCAGCTGTTAGACACATGGCCAAGGGATTTGCAGTTGAATTTGCCCATTTAACGGAGCCTGCTGGTAAGATCCGTTGTAATTCAGTCTCACCAGGTTATACAGATACGATTCTCAGTGCATTCGTTCCTGAAGAGCAACGGGCCCAATGGTGGGGATTAACACCGCTAGGACGTGAGGCGCTACctcaagaattggttggTGCCTATTTGTATTTGGCTTCCGACGCTGCCAGTTTTACGAATGGTACCGATATCCTTGTTGATGGTGGATATACATGCGTTTAAAGTCTATGTACGTAATAGTAGTATCTGCTTCATAAAAACCGATAACTGCGAGTAGATCAGGTAAGTATACGCAACGCCTTCATTGGGAGAATGGTTAACCTTCCGACTGCCACTCGAGGACAAAACTCCGATAAGtagaaaaaagaaaaaggtcAGGATCGAGAGATTGACGACGTAATAATTAAAcaaaaacagaaaaaatCATGATTGTTCTGTTTCCTTTTCCCTTGATACATTTATCGGCTTTACAATAGTATCAGGTGAGCTATCGAACGAGCTTAATGTTTTGACAATAGGACGAAACGTATTCGAGAAAAGCTTCGTTTGGCgagaatgaagaaagaattatACGATTCCACAACCGCGACATACACAATGAAATCGGACCCGTGATAAACACCACAAATCCGATTGACAATGTGGTACGTCCCTATATACGAAATGTTTAtcttttttgtttcttttttctcttttgagCGTCTCCGGTAAATCCGAGAGGACAAATTATGTAATATCGAGGAATCTAATTGGGCGAAACGTGCGATGGAACCAACGGTTCCAGGTTTTCGATGTTGAGAAATTCTCGTTTGTCTACAGCCATCGTTACTGTACGAAGTTTTCTCCCAACATCATAGTGGGATCGGCTGAAAAAAGCAAAATGCAAACGATTACTATGACCGCATTGCTAACGATGTTGATAATGAGGATAGAGCTATTTTCTCCTAATGTACCAAGACAAAAAGTGTCGTGATTTCGTTTGTTCgaaaaaaagaacttttGACTTTGAGATCTATTGTTATGCTTTCAAGAGTCGAGAAGAGCAGTTGAACTTACTAATTCGTAAAGGCCATCAGAACGAGGAATAAAGATATAAACATGTCGAGAAAAATATGCTTAGTAGATCATTTTTCTCGTCCCTTTCTCCTCGGAGTTtcagaaaaaaagaaaccaaGTTTACCGAGCCAAGATGCGGTTGACTACTACCGCTACTAGTTCAATTGCGTGTGTTTCTTATTTATTAGCGACTGTGCAAGCAGCTTCGCTTTACAATTTAACTGGTATTTTGAACATTACCCAAACTGTTCAAGGTCTAGCTAATTACTTCTCCTTCAACTATTCAAATGGTGATCCTGCAGTTTACGCTCTTTCCAACGGTGCCCCATACCCATACCATCCATACGGCGCCCAACAAGCTGGTCCAGGTGGTCCACTTTTGTTACaggatttcaatttgatgGATTCCATCAGCCACTTCGACAGAGAAAGAATTCCAGAAAGAGTTGTCCACGCCAAGGGTGGTGGTGCTCACGGTTACTTCGAATTGACCGATTCTCTATCTGATATCGGTTTTGCaagaattttccaagatccAGGTTACACCTGTCCAATTACTGTTAGATTCTCTACCGTCGGTGGTGAAAGTGCAAGTCCAGACACCATGAGAGATCCTCGTGGTTTCTCTATCAAGTTGAAGACTGATGTTGGTAACGTGGACTGGGTTTTCTTGAACTCACCAGTGTTTTTCATCAGAGATCCAAATAAATTCCCACATTTCATCCACTCCCAAAAGAGAGACCCAAGCACCCATTTGAACCAATGGTTGGACTCTACTAGAACCTGGGATTACTACGTCCACAACCCTGAAGTGTTGCACCAACTTACTTACATGTTTGGTGACAGAGGTTGTCCAAAATCATGGGCTTTGATGAACGGGTACTCCGGTCACACTTACAAGATGATCAACGCCCAAGGTAACCTCACTTACGTTCAATTCCATCTACATTCTGAACAAGGTGTTGAGGGTTTcactgatgaagaagctACTGAATTGTGGGCTAAGTCCGATTACAACACCGCTGAATTTTATGAAAGATTGGCCAATGGTAAGCCAGCTGCCTGGACTGTTTACGTGCAAACCATGACTCCAGAACAAGCTGAAAACTTCACTTACTCAATCAACGATTTGACTAAGGTCTGGCCACACAAAGAATTCCCATTGAGAAAATTCGGTCGTATTGTTTTGAACCAAAACCCTGACAACTACTTCGCTGAGGTCGAACAACTTGCTGTTGCTCCATCTCACTTGATCCCAGGTATTGAAGCCTCCAACGATCCAGTCCTACAATCAAGATTGTACTCTTACCCAGATACCCACAGACACAGATTGGGTCCTAACTACCAACAATTACCAGTCAACCGTCCAcgtacttttgaaaatggatcCGGTTGCCCATTCTTAGCTGGTAACTTCCAGAGAGATGGTGCTATGGCCATTGACAACCAAAGAGATAGACCAAACTACTTGAGTTACTTCTCTCCAATGAACGCTATCGGTGGTGATGCTTCAAACTACAGCCACGGTATTCCACCAATCGAACGCGCAAAATACGCTGGTGTTGTTACTAACACTTCCGAAGCTATGTGGGAATCTGTTCAAGAAGAACGTTTGAAGAGAGCTCACGAAGAGAAGATCTGGATGAACTCTTACTACTGGGTTTCTGGTTTCGGTGAAAAGGATGTCGAACAACCAAGAAAGCTTTACCAAAATGTCTATAACGAAACTCAAAAAGAGATGTTGGTTACTGCTATTGTTAACCACGCAAGCAAGGTTAAGGACTGTAAGACCAAGAACTGGGTCCCAACTCTATGGGGTTTGGTTGACAAGGAATTGGGTCAAAAGGTTGCTAACGGTCTAAAGGTTAACTACACCTACACTCCAGTTGAACAATACGCCAAATT includes:
- a CDS encoding cryptochrome/photolyase family protein (similar to uniprot|P05066 Saccharomyces cerevisiae YOR386W PHR1 DNA photolyase involved in photoreactivation repairs pyrimidine dimers in the presence of visible light induced by DNA damage regulated by transcriptional repressor Rph1p); the encoded protein is MKRQSTHDLEQLQSKRGSYDWDQYLRPNPLYYPHAIDAKGALEFNNGKRKRPYDELQGLLSKQNRPGENVKTVIHWFRNDLRIHDNTGFYTAVEESQRLGARILTIFTINQNDWIAHLDSNPKLTLMYQSLKSLHGKLSELGIPLYTLVFDSGEPKLSNSMQFVIWLRDQCLKISNGAIYLTANAEYLADELYRDIRVFAVSDEKFQFNVFHDTCIVEPGVLKTNQDSPYTVFSPWYKKWCLRVMDGKSSTNLIEPLVLEKRIYNDDEEFVHKEFSYYLPSQFLSSTTIPDASEDAAWSRLTTFLQKNVGNYLDKDTLLTEASSHLSPYLALGILSARCVVNEAFRLVGSRLVGKSPKDMTPVEQFIREVAWRDFYKDVICFWPYLSMDIPFNLSSLEIKWDNNFSNFQKWCLGKTGFPIVDAIMRKLSQDGYINNRARMITASFLSKNLLIDWRWGEKWFRKHLIDCDLASNVGGWGFVSSTGADAQPYFRVFNMERQSRAFDPNGEFIKKWVPELKNSKNVHSSIQEVESYPNPITDSKSSRQRALEIYNEGLYG
- a CDS encoding uncharacterized protein (conserved hypothetical protein); this translates as MTFQSLIRGPTEDKEIPQRPPKEQYAQAKSFLDLFSQKNKLVVVTGASGAIGGAICDGFASSGADLCLLDYKYDPKFATDLEATYGISARAYQVDITKAEDVKNCIETIKSDFPNRDIDTFIANAGVAWTNGSILNEDATSEAWKKVMDVNVQGTYHCCKYVAEVFKSQCHGSLILTASMSSHISNVPNYQTCYNASKAAVRHMAKGFAVEFAHLTEPAGKIRCNSVSPGYTDTILSAFVPEEQRAQWWGLTPLGREALPQELVGAYLYLASDAASFTNGTDILVDGGYTCV
- a CDS encoding uncharacterized protein (similar to uniprot|P06115 Saccharomyces cerevisiae YGR088W CTT1 Cytosolic catalase T has a role in protection from oxidative damage by hydrogen peroxide) — protein: MRLTTTATSSIACVSYLLATVQAASLYNLTGILNITQTVQGLANYFSFNYSNGDPAVYALSNGAPYPYHPYGAQQAGPGGPLLLQDFNLMDSISHFDRERIPERVVHAKGGGAHGYFELTDSLSDIGFARIFQDPGYTCPITVRFSTVGGESASPDTMRDPRGFSIKLKTDVGNVDWVFLNSPVFFIRDPNKFPHFIHSQKRDPSTHLNQWLDSTRTWDYYVHNPEVLHQLTYMFGDRGCPKSWALMNGYSGHTYKMINAQGNLTYVQFHLHSEQGVEGFTDEEATELWAKSDYNTAEFYERLANGKPAAWTVYVQTMTPEQAENFTYSINDLTKVWPHKEFPLRKFGRIVLNQNPDNYFAEVEQLAVAPSHLIPGIEASNDPVLQSRLYSYPDTHRHRLGPNYQQLPVNRPRTFENGSGCPFLAGNFQRDGAMAIDNQRDRPNYLSYFSPMNAIGGDASNYSHGIPPIERAKYAGVVTNTSEAMWESVQEERLKRAHEEKIWMNSYYWVSGFGEKDVEQPRKLYQNVYNETQKEMLVTAIVNHASKVKDCKTKNWVPTLWGLVDKELGQKVANGLKVNYTYTPVEQYAKLVGEAAAY